Part of the Aquarana catesbeiana isolate 2022-GZ linkage group LG12, ASM4218655v1, whole genome shotgun sequence genome, ACCTAGCACCTCGGTGAAGATCAGCTCAAGAATATCCATTTATTTACAAGGAACATTGTAAAACAGCCGCATAGAAATCTTACGTGTTTCGGCCATTGGATGAGCCATGACTGAGGCTTGAATAGCCAAAACAAGTAGGATTCTATGTGGCTGTTTTCTAATGTTCCTTGGATATCCTTGAGTTGATCTTCACTGAGGGCTTTTTTTCTCTGGATTGTGCATGTATCTTGGTCTACAGAGACTATAATCCAGAGCACCAGTGATCCTCATTAACTGGATTGGAGAGTAGAGGTAGCTTGGGATATTTTACATTTTgttctttagttttttttaaatatgtaatcTACAaactccttttcttttcttcttcagaTCCAGAACCTCTTGGCGtctcttttttttccttgtgaCTCTTATGTTGGTGGCAATGTATTACTTTTGTCATCCACTGCCCCAGACTGCATTGATTGAGCTCCATTCTCCTGTTCGTCTTCTGACCCTGAATCTGTTGGTGGCTTTTTATTCTCCTTGTCATTGTCTGACACACAGTCCATTGGTGCTCCTTTTTTCTCCTCGCTATCTACTGACTCACTTTCCGTTGGTGGCCCTTTATTATCCTTATCATTTGCTGCCCCAGACTGCATTAGTTGCTCTCCATTCACCTTGTCTTCTGACCCAAACTCTGTTGGTGAACCTCTCTTCTCTATATCATCATTTAAACCAGACCTCATTGGTGGCCCACCTTTCCTCTTATCTTCTGACTCAGACTCCACTTGAGAATCTTCATTTTCATTGTCTTCTCTTGACTCAGTTGGGGTCTCTTTATTTTCCTTGTCACCTTCTGACCTAGACTCTATTGGTGATTCTTTGTTTACCTTCTCAATTCCTGAGTAAGACATTGTTGGTGTCTTTCTATTCTCCTTGTCATTGCCTGACATAGAGTCGATTGGTGTTCCTTCTTTCTCCTTGCTATCTACTGACTCACTTTCCATTCCTTTATAATCCTTATCATTTACTGCTCCAGACTGCATTGGTTGCTTTCCATTCATCTTGTCTTCTGACCCAAACTCTGTCGGTAAACCTTTCTTTGAATGTAATAATCTTTTTAGCCAATGGGATTTCCCTGCACCCTTATTTTCTTGCTCGCATTCTCTGGCTTTGTTTTGAAATTCACTGTCATCTTTTGACCTACCATTCTTTTGGAATCTTTTATCTTCATACTCTATGTCCATAGATTCTGACTCATTGTCAGGTTTTTCCACAGGTGCTGGAGGTTTGAATTTTCGGAGTGTCTCCATGGGTCCCCAGGTAAACTTCTCTTTTGGTTCGTAGTGCTCCCAGGCAAAGAGCACCAGCTCCCTGCGCTCACTCTTGTTCTTCACAGTGAACATGAAATAGTTCAGAGCACTTGTTTTTACATTCTTTAAGTTACCATGACACAAGGTCTCCTTCAGAAAGAACTTGACCAGTGGGACTTGGTAGCGTTCATAGCCTAGTTCCCCCAAACACTTAAGAATACGTGTAATCTTGAGGTTGTTGTGTGtgttactgtgaaaaaaaaatcaatacatcgaTTGCGAAATATTTATGAGCATGACAACATTGTTCTTTATAAATAGTTATTAACAGCTGTTTTTACAGTGAAAGCACTAAAAGCCAAAATATTGCTCCTGACTAGTGGGCCAGCAACATGTCACAATTCATTCTTGCCCTTTCCAAAAGCACCTTTGGTAGTTATAAATGAATCATCCAGGCAACTCATAATTCCTTCGACAATAGAGCACCAATAGGCATATAGCTATGCAATCTGTAAAGCTGTAAATTAAGGGGTGATAACCACATAAGATGCAAGTCACTTAGAACAGGCCCGGGTCATTGCCAAGTTGTACCCCTGGACTTAGCACCCAATTACTATGCCAGAACTGTAAACCAGATGATCAGGGCAAGTTGAGGTCAAAAGCATCATGAAGCCACCAGCAAAGTAGGGGAGCAGCAGAAGTACCTAACAAAACACAGGGAGAATGAAGAACAGAGGCATGCCATAGGTGGAGTAAGGAACAAGCATGAGTCAGGGGTGACGTGTAATTAAAGGGGATCACGACATGGCAGGGTCAGCAATGAGGAACATACAGTATGAAGTTCAGTGCTGTAACTTTAGGGAAGAGCAACACAGATCTACTAGCGAGATCAACAAGTAATACAACTATATTACAGGGgtactcagaaaaaaaaaacctgttaattCTTTTGACAGCCTGCACAATATATGTAATTTTTGATTTTGTATACAGTTCCCGAACTATGCCCTTGCAATGTGTAAACTGGCTGTAAAAGTTATAAATAAAGTTGCATAATTTAAACAATCTctttaaagaaaattataaataaacCAAGTGAAATTGAAACATACAAAGTAAATCGatcaaaaaatataaacatatggaGTAAATTGagtaataaaaataagtgtccatatgcaTAAATAGTGCAttattaaatacaaaaataaagtgaATGTCCGTATACACCAATAGTGCAGGAAATAGTGTCCTTTAAAAAGCGTATACACAAATGATAAGTGTATGGAGGAATGGGTAAATTTGGACAATGAGGTCCACAACAGGTAGAAATTCCGGGTGACCGCCCTCGCCCTTTAATGCCACAACTGACAGAAAAGGGGTCTCAACCTGGAAATGAAGCTCTATATATGATAACCCTTACCAgagctggtggaccccctaaagagcatggtcataaaatcagacagattaagccctctgcagggacacgtGGATCCTTCAATGTCTCTGGCCCTTTAATTGCCTCAGATAGCTGATGAAAGATTCGCCAAATTGCGATGATGCACTCATCAGATAGATGTTCTCAATCTGGAAAAAACACACTCGGCCTTAAAGCCAGTGAGCAAACAGAGAGGGACTCTGATCGTGTAGTAGGTTAAAAAGTAAAGCTTTAATGCTAAATAAAACGAGCGGAGCTCGCAAGAGGGCATATACAAATAGATTTACATAAAAAACCGGctagctaaaaacaaaacaaatagaacacctgtcaggaaaggtctcctccgctggtaatatcgatcatttggcatgcagtactgaggtcccccagcaggtgtctcctggcagtttggagctgtcagaggAGCTTTtatcctgctggtattctgtcacctttgggccgcaatactggcgtccaccagcggaggaatcctggcagtatggagcaggtattcccctctgcagacaggtgtcaactgaccttaattagcagagctgcagtataaatacccggcaagtgcacactcatgttgccctggtattgtccttgagccctgacctgcagcctctcctctgatcctgaaacctgattcctgaacctgatcctgaagcctgattcctgattcctggaacctgttgatccggtctgttacctgaaccctggactctgagctttgtacctgacccgtccctcctgtgatccatccatcctctcttgtcctgtttgcttcccttcccagctactgatctcctgtttatgaccctggcctggcttggctacgattctggtactcccttttgctacatatgctggttgtgtattatcactgtttggttgtttggtttgttcactctgtattggtggtgtgttcacatgtatatgcatttaccttaataaacttaccttcacctatttatgtctggctcactctgttgcagtccacacagttctggtcttatctggtatatgacagaataccagggccatccctgaccggaagtggctgcacaggggaaccattttgattcagttggttgcaaacatgaatgccgatgaggttatttatttttctctgctggcatctgaaagtggtgattattgccgccaggctttgaaaggatggtctagtgaccagttgtttgcaactatacgtttggctcactccctggtcgatcagggttatatattgtttggggaggtgcagcctttgatcaagatatgtactgagctggccctgccctgtattccagagggccgtgatggtttcactcctccttttgatatgaatcaggttgtatccctagtgtggctttttgaagatgatcccgacgatttttgtgagcactactcagcctgttccccacaggtgattgcggagtgcactgtgtctgctcagtcttttgttagacagggagatttaaaagcacagtttgtacaacctatactttcagcatggtctgacatgatgcaatcagctccagTCAAACAAACTACCTCTGCCACCAAaaaccagcctacccaaatgtatgtttccccatcacccatgtcaacctcagttaaaactcagtatacgctgctgccaaccaaatactcatatccggtctctgctccctgtacctatcctgcattcaacccacctgcttcttctcagctgcctacaaacccacaggaacttcccccagctactgttgcctcttctctgtcatatcccaatcctcctttccagtctgctgtacccctcacctacagagcttcagtggctaagccaaagaaaaaacgaaagttttttccaaccaagatgatcctgccagtaacccagtccgacctcccagtgcttgctacccagtccgacctcccagtgcctgttatccagtccgatgtcctgaAGTCCActttccagccggaggggccagtgttccagccggaggggccagtgttccagccggaggtgccagtgcctactttccagcttgatgagcctgctctccagcctgatgtgcccgctctccagcctgatgtgcccgccttccagcctgatgtgcccacttcccagcctgatgtgcccacttcccagcCTGATAAGCCCACCTTCCAGCccgatgtgcccgctctccagcccgatgtgcccgctctccagcccgatgagcccgctctccagcctgatgagcccgctctccagcctgatgagcccgctctccagcctgatgtgccactgtctgctgtccagcctgatgacccggagcttgctgcccagcctgtgcccatgcccgctgcccagcttgaagtgcccatgcctgctgcccagcttgaagtgcctgctgcccagcttgaagtgcccgtgcctgcgcccagcctaatgtgcctgctgcccagcttgaagtgcccatgcctgctgcccagcttgaagtgcccgtgtctgctgcccagcctgatgtgcctgctgcccagcttgaagtgcccatgcatgctgcccagtttgaagtgcccgtgcctgctgcccagcttgaagtgcccatgcctgctgcccagcctgatatgcctgctgcccagcctgaagtgcccgtgcctgctgcccagcttgaagtgcccaagcctgctgcccagcttgaagtgcccaagcctgctgcccagcttgaagtgcccatgcctgctgcccagcctgatgtgttcctgccccctgcccagcctgatgtgcttctgtccgctacccagcctgatgtgccgctgcttgctgcccagcttgaggtgcccgctgcccagctcgacaccatggactttccccagcaacggctagttggagcatccggaggtcactccttcgagggggggtactgtcaggaaaggtctcctccactggtaatatcgatcatttggcgtgcagtactgaggtccaccagcaggtgtctcctggcagtttggagctgtcagaggAGCTTTTATGCTGCttgtattctgtcacctttgggccgcaatactggcgtccaccagcagaggaatcctggcagtatggagcaggtattcccctctgcagacaggtgtcacctgaccttaattagcagagctgcagtataaatacccggcaagtgcacactcatgttgccctggtattgtccttgagccctgacctgcagcctgctcctctgaacctgaaccctgaaccTGAAGCccgattcctggaacctgttgatcctgtttcctgtctgttacctgaaccctggaccctgagccttgtacctgacccgtccctcctgtgatccatccatcctctcttgtgctgtttgtttcccttcccagctactgatctcctgtttatgaccctggcctggcttgactacgattctggtactcccttttgctacatatgctggttgtgtattatcactgtttggttgtttggtttgttcactctgtattggtggtgtgttcacatgtatatgcatttaccttaataaacttactttcacctatttatgtctggttcactctgttgcagtccacacagttctggtcttatctggtacatgacaacaCCCGTgtgccggggtcacatgtggcgtgattgccctacatgtttcgcaataccttgcgtcttcctggggcccTAAGAGTTCGCAAGGTATTGCGAAAACCtgtagggcggtgcgttgtgctgacgcaatcacgccacatgtgaccccgaCACACGGGtgttctatttgttttatttttagctaGCCGGCTTTTTATGTAAATATCTGTCTGATTTTatgaccctgctctttagggggtccaccagctcTAGTAAGGGTTATCATATATAGAGCTTCATTTCCAGGTTCAGACCCCTTTTCTGTCAGTTGTGGCATTAAAGGGCGAGGGCGGTCACCCAGAATCTGTTGTGGACCTCATTGTCCAAATTTACCCATTCCTCCATACACTTATAATTTGTGTATACGCTTTTTAAAGGACACTATTTCCTGCACTATTGGTGTATATGGGCATtcactttatttttgtatttaataatgcactattgatgcatatggacacttatttttattactCAATTTATTTACTGCATATGTTTGTATTATTTGATCGATTTACTTTGTGTGTTTCACTTTCACTTGgtttatttataattttctttaaagAGATTGTTTAAATTAGCACAACTTTATTTATAACTTGTACACTAGCACCATTAGATATTAGCTGTTTTTTGTTGCTGTTTTTAGTTTTATTCTAGCGaggtataatttttttaaaaactggctgTAAAGAATAGAGAACAGCTAAAACTGTAATCAGATATGTATTTcaattaaagctgatctccatgtttCATTTAACtttaatagtttgtttggaccaaacaaactattttacttcactaatgccgcgtacacacgagcggactttacggcagattttttccggcggactttccaaatgaacggacttgcctacacacgatcaaccaaagtccaacggattcgtacgtgatgacgtacgaccggactaaaacaaggaagttcatagccagtagccaatagctgccctagcgtcggtttttgtcccttggactagcatacagactagcggacttttcgaccggactcgagtccgtcggacagatttgaaacatgtttcaaatctaagactgttaaacttttgagaaaaaaaagtctgctggagcccacacatgatcgaattgtccgacggactccggtacgccggaccaagtatgccggaaagtcccctcgtgtgtacgcggcataacagttgcaGCAGCTGTCAGCTACCTCACATTATACAGTCCTGTGTCCTGGCAGTGCCATGAGAACTTCCCGTCCTGATCCCGATACAAAATAGAGTCAggttgagtgctgctcagccattcagagaaggcTTTGTATTCTTTGAAGGCAGAGGCCTATGATGCGTCTTCAAGAGCTTGATGTtcttttacatatacaaaaaaatctACAACTCACGTATTAAGGTTAGAAAATCTTTCTTTCCAGTTATCTGCCCGGGCCACTTTTCCAGTCTTAGAGTCTACTAGTTCAATGCCATAAAATCCCAGCATGAGCTTATAGGACTGCAGGAGCCTCTGCATTACGGCTTCATCTTTCTTCATTTCCTGAAACAGATGCAACAGAGAGTGGAGTGAGTAAGATCCTTAATGAAGAATAACATGACTGGAGCAGAGCGAGAGAGGAGTTCTGGATGGCACATTAGTTAAGGGCACATATTATGaatggatttatttttatttttttttggtcatacttaGTGCTGGAGGAAGATATACTTGTAATAATTATTGTTGTTACATTGTTTACTTCTGTATGCAAAGAAGCAACAAttatcatttttattcttttttttttttttttttgcagga contains:
- the LOC141114043 gene encoding uncharacterized protein isoform X2, whose product is MLNLKFYQNEIPFEPYGVRIDDLHKYWKFDYCELESNHSYIQWLFPLREPGMNNRAKPLTEKEMEEMKKDEAVMQRLLQSYKLMLGFYGIELVDSKTGKVARADNWKERFSNLNTNTHNNLKITRILKCLGELGYERYQVPLVKFFLKETLCHGNLKNVKTSALNYFMFTVKNKSERRELVLFAWEHYEPKEKFTWGPMETLRKFKPPAPVEKPDNESESMDIEYEDKRFQKNGRSKDDSEFQNKARECEQENKGAGKSHWLKRLLHSKKGLPTEFGSEDKMNGKQPMQSGAVNDKDYKGMESESVDSKEKEGTPIDSMSGNDKENRKTPTMSYSGIEKVNKESPIESRSEGDKENKETPTESREDNENEDSQVESESEDKRKGGPPMRSGLNDDIEKRGSPTEFGSEDKVNGEQLMQSGAANDKDNKGPPTESESVDSEEKKGAPMDCVSDNDKENKKPPTDSGSEDEQENGAQSMQSGAVDDKSNTLPPT
- the LOC141114043 gene encoding uncharacterized protein isoform X1 is translated as MSGRGYSWSYDEPVWDSEYDSTWEDDEDHKLLKQSNPKKKNRQYSRGNRAAQDLQRYRHGYPHPWGSRAAQDLQRDRHGYPEPMLNLKFYQNEIPFEPYGVRIDDLHKYWKFDYCELESNHSYIQWLFPLREPGMNNRAKPLTEKEMEEMKKDEAVMQRLLQSYKLMLGFYGIELVDSKTGKVARADNWKERFSNLNTNTHNNLKITRILKCLGELGYERYQVPLVKFFLKETLCHGNLKNVKTSALNYFMFTVKNKSERRELVLFAWEHYEPKEKFTWGPMETLRKFKPPAPVEKPDNESESMDIEYEDKRFQKNGRSKDDSEFQNKARECEQENKGAGKSHWLKRLLHSKKGLPTEFGSEDKMNGKQPMQSGAVNDKDYKGMESESVDSKEKEGTPIDSMSGNDKENRKTPTMSYSGIEKVNKESPIESRSEGDKENKETPTESREDNENEDSQVESESEDKRKGGPPMRSGLNDDIEKRGSPTEFGSEDKVNGEQLMQSGAANDKDNKGPPTESESVDSEEKKGAPMDCVSDNDKENKKPPTDSGSEDEQENGAQSMQSGAVDDKSNTLPPT